A genomic window from Desulfonatronovibrio magnus includes:
- a CDS encoding arsenate reductase ArsC, producing MSQKNILFLCTGNSCRSQMAEAWTNHLHPEKYKAYSAGVMKTRVDPKAIKVMAQAGLDLSGQYSKLIDEIQDITFDYIITLCGHAQENCPFFPGPAKVIHQGFDDPPSLALKEPDEKSALQHYLRVRDEIRQFVQNLPSVLDH from the coding sequence ATGTCGCAGAAAAACATTTTATTTCTTTGCACCGGTAATTCATGCAGGAGTCAGATGGCTGAAGCCTGGACCAACCATTTACATCCTGAAAAATATAAAGCATATTCAGCCGGAGTCATGAAAACCAGGGTTGACCCCAAAGCAATCAAGGTTATGGCCCAGGCAGGTCTGGACTTATCAGGCCAATATTCCAAGCTTATAGACGAAATCCAGGATATCACCTTTGATTATATCATCACGCTATGCGGTCACGCCCAAGAAAACTGCCCTTTTTTTCCAGGACCCGCCAAAGTTATTCACCAGGGTTTTGACGACCCACCTTCCCTGGCCTTGAAAGAACCTGACGAAAAAAGCGCCTTACAACATTACCTGAGAGTCAGGGATGAAATCAGGCAGTTTGTCCAGAATCTACCTTCAGTTTTAGATCATTAA
- a CDS encoding GAK system XXXCH domain-containing protein gives MEKKQRKYNQAMSISQTADFLRKMADGLEQGFLNFESETFQWDDISKIKLTFKNHESLVLVKTKLKGEPGADIEVELRDSDKSTTEEYLDELDELGELDENDENSLQVENAEPEISYKKLKKRMKKSFKAIHVDLKNGNMPQDQEMERFLEDCTLMTNYTGYGDEYYPVFNEAAEQMRKAWQANYLNDLTTAFQDMVKIMKVCHDRYK, from the coding sequence ATGGAAAAAAAACAGCGTAAATACAATCAAGCCATGAGTATCTCCCAAACTGCTGATTTTTTAAGGAAAATGGCTGATGGTCTGGAGCAAGGTTTTCTGAACTTTGAAAGTGAAACCTTTCAATGGGATGATATCAGCAAAATCAAACTGACATTTAAAAATCATGAAAGCCTGGTTTTGGTCAAAACAAAACTCAAAGGAGAACCTGGTGCTGACATAGAGGTCGAATTGCGTGATTCCGATAAAAGCACTACTGAAGAATATCTGGATGAACTGGATGAACTGGGTGAGTTAGATGAAAATGATGAAAACAGCCTTCAAGTGGAAAATGCGGAACCGGAAATATCATATAAAAAACTCAAAAAAAGGATGAAGAAATCGTTTAAAGCCATTCATGTTGATCTGAAAAACGGTAATATGCCACAGGATCAGGAGATGGAAAGATTCCTCGAAGATTGTACGTTAATGACGAATTATACCGGTTACGGAGATGAATATTATCCTGTTTTCAATGAGGCTGCAGAACAAATGCGCAAGGCCTGGCAGGCTAACTATTTAAATGATCTGACTACAGCCTTTCAGGACATGGTAAAAATCATGAAAGTATGTCACGATCGCTATA